Within the candidate division WOR-3 bacterium genome, the region TAATAGATTTTCCCATAATGCAATGCATCTATTTCCAACATAAAATTAGCCATGCATTTTCTTTCTTGACAAAAAATTTTTAAATTTAATAAAATAAAGAATAAATTTAAATAAAAAGGCAGAAAAATGGAGCAAAAGGAGGGGTCATGGATTTGAAGGAAAGAGTTAAGAGAATGATTTTTCTTGAAGAGGGGGGTCTGGAACCATCTTCAGAATTTGAAAAGGTCTGCATTGATTTTACTCATTATCTTAGAAGAGAGAGTCAAGATTTTTATTTCATGTGGAAGGATGAGTGGCTGAAGGAGAATTTTGAAAAAATAAAAAAGATAGCAGAATCAGAGGAGCCAGCTCTTATCTTAGGCGAGTCTGGCTCTGGAAAGGAGATTATATCAAGATTTATTCATTTTTTGAGCAAAAGGAAAGATAAACCCTTCTATCCAATGAATTGCTCATCTGAGCATGAAAAGGACATTCTTTACTCCAAGCTATTTGGACATGAAAGAGGAGCATACACTGGAGCGATTGAGAAAAGGAGAGGGCTACTGAAGTCAGCAGATGGAGGAACAGTATTCTTGGATGAAATTCAATCATCATCTGAGAATTTCCAGAGCTCTCTTCTAAGATTCCTTGACTTCCGAGAGATTCAACCCCTTGGCTCAGACAGAATTGAAAGGGCAGATGTAAGAATAATCTCAGCAAGCTCTCTTTCACTGGAAGAGCTAAAGAATTCTCTTTATCCGCCATTATTTTACAGAATAGAAGGTCTTGAGCTTTCAATCCTACCTTTGAGGGAGAGGGAGGATAAGGAAGCATACATTTATTATTTTCTTTTCAAAGAATGTAAGAGACTTGGAATGGAGAAGGATATAAGCGAGCCAGCAATGGAAGCCCTAAAGAGATACCCATGGCCAGGGAATCTTAGGGAGATGAGGAAAGTGATACACAGTGCAGTTCTTCTTTCAAAAGGGAAAACAATAGAGATAGAAGACCTTCCAGAGAAGATAAGAAATGAAGAGAAGAGGCTATCCATTCCTTCAGAATTGACCCCCTCTCTATCAGAGAAGGGCTTATCTATGCATTCTTTTCTTTCCTTCAACAAAAAAGAGCAAATGGATGATCTAACTCTAAACAATACAATAAGAATGCACATTCAGAAGGTATTATCCCTTACAAAAGGAAACAAGAGCAAAGCGGCAAAACTTCTTGGAAT harbors:
- a CDS encoding sigma 54-interacting transcriptional regulator, with amino-acid sequence MDLKERVKRMIFLEEGGLEPSSEFEKVCIDFTHYLRRESQDFYFMWKDEWLKENFEKIKKIAESEEPALILGESGSGKEIISRFIHFLSKRKDKPFYPMNCSSEHEKDILYSKLFGHERGAYTGAIEKRRGLLKSADGGTVFLDEIQSSSENFQSSLLRFLDFREIQPLGSDRIERADVRIISASSLSLEELKNSLYPPLFYRIEGLELSILPLREREDKEAYIYYFLFKECKRLGMEKDISEPAMEALKRYPWPGNLREMRKVIHSAVLLSKGKTIEIEDLPEKIRNEEKRLSIPSELTPSLSEKGLSMHSFLSFNKKEQMDDLTLNNTIRMHIQKVLSLTKGNKSKAAKLLGIPRTTLINKLRKMGLD